In Antedon mediterranea chromosome 10, ecAntMedi1.1, whole genome shotgun sequence, one genomic interval encodes:
- the LOC140060581 gene encoding sterile alpha motif domain-containing protein 15-like: protein MSNKWNEEPICLTWGYEDVSSWIETLGFPQYAACFETNMINGRKLILMDASNLPKIGITDFEHIKFIAKNIRDTLGIERPYWNRSISLRPREPMGMYLERKEITGPKANNLTYAKYLKEVEREEREKARRK, encoded by the exons atgtcaAATAAATGGAACGAAGAACCCATTTGTCTGACATGGGGCTATGAAGACGTTTCTTCTTGGATCGAAACATTAGGTTTTCCTCAGTATGCC gcgtGTTTTGAGACAAACATGATAAATGGCCGTAAACTGATTCTTATGGATGCCTCAAACCTACCAAAGATTGGAATTACAGACTTTGAGCATATTAAG TTTATCGCCAAGAACATACGGGACACACTAGGCATTGAAAGGCCTTATTGGAACAGAAGTATATCCCTGCGTCCCAGAGAACCGATGGGAATGTACCTGGAAAGGAAGGAGATAACAGGCCCAAAAGCCAATAACCTTACCTACgctaaatatttaaaagaagtaGAGCGCGAAGAACGTGAAAAAGCACGACGAAAATAA